Part of the Primulina huaijiensis isolate GDHJ02 chromosome 15, ASM1229523v2, whole genome shotgun sequence genome is shown below.
ATATTTGacactaaattttatttttatcaaattgaCTGGAGGCATGTAGATCATTTAATATCTTTTGCTAGAAAAATTAACATAGTAATTGACAAAAGGGTTATAAGtgccaaaatataaaatatgagaGAGGTTAGtgccaaatatatatttttgaagtaTAGGGGTTGTCAATAGAAAAATCCCTTAGGAAAATGCACACATCAATTTGTCAAGATTTAAGAAATGCAGAAGGCAAGGAAGTTCTTACACATCAAATCCACATAACTCTACAGTTACCTTCATAGCAATACAAGAACACATAATGCAAGTGATCCATGTCAAGCGTCGACCATTGTAAGAAAATAATTCTCTACCTTTTGTGCCTGATCCAGGCAATCCGCATCAACAGCTGTAAGAATGAGTTACTTGTACCTTTATCACTTGATCCACTTCCTTTGCTTTCTTCGTTAGTTCTTCGTATTTATTTTTTCCTCTCATTTCCACAATTTTTCTTATAGCACCAGCTTGAATCCCTCTGACAAGAAATCATCCCTGAAAAGAGAGCCGTATCATTCCCACTCAATAAAGTCAAACGGGTTGTGGCTCATAGTTTGTTTGATCAGTCAAATTTACATGGTTGTTAATCGTTATGGTAAAAAATGGACAATTCTCCATACTAATGATAGGCACGTCATATATACTGTGtagaataaattatataaaccaaatcgaaaaaaaatcgatatatatgtttctggaaaaaaatattcacaacatttcaaaaatatcaattggGAGAGAAACTGATTGCTTCCTAACGAGGTCAGATCAAAGAAactactttttttttgtttgagttGAGCAAGAGTTTATACTGGATCTGGAACCTGATACCTAGTTGGTTCGATAACTTGAAGTCGATAACTTGAAGTCATAGCAAGAAAcattgatttttaaaagagaaaaaaggAAAGATGAGTGACAGCTGATTCAAGTTCTTAATAAGGCCCAAAATCATTATTATTGGACAAATGACCAAGTCTTCGTCAACTACAGACAAGAGAGAATGCCTTAACAGTATATAAACAGTGTAATGCTCATAAACACAGCCCCATTACCTTTTATTCAggcatttttttcctttctttttctcTGTTCCCAGTTTCTTGGCTTGTCCTGGGACATCGAACCCCACAAGACTCTCAACACAAACCTCAGCATAAAACATGAAAGGCAAACCCTCGACAGAGACATTTTCAACAGttttcttctttaaatcataccAAGCAAGATCTTTATCATCACAATTCAAAAGAATCCGTTCCCCATCATTTGAGAAGACCAAAGGCTTCACAAAATCATCCCGCTCAATTAAAGGTGGTCTAATTGATAGCAGTTTAGTCCATGATTCCTTCACACCATATTTTTCCATCACCCAAATGACAACCCCATAGGTATTGGCAGAAACAATACATAGAGACCCTCCTAGCACATCCAAACTCGCATTAACACCCCTGAACCGAATCCCCTGCGGCATCATCACTTCAAAATGCTTCTCTCTCTCAATATCCAAAGCCATTATTTTCACAAATTCACCAGATCTCAAGTGCTCAAGATTCTCCACCAGCGTATGCAATGCTCCATTGACGTGAACGCGCCAGATCCCTCTCAAGAAGGGCAGCGGGTAAGGGAAGTTCTCAATTACTTTCCACGAATTCGATTTAGTGCTGTAAATCTTAGCCTTAGAATAGATCCACACATGGGTTATCGAGTTCCTCACTTCCTCAACTCTGACAACCTTATAAACATCATTCACTGAATCATAGCCAAACCCATACGCAACCTTGCAGTAAGAATCCCCAGAATTTGGCTGCTCAATAACATTAACGGGTAAAACCTTATAATATCTCGAAAAGGGGTTCCACAAAACGGGAGGCTCACTCGTCACGACCACCAAACCATTGCAAGAATTGGTGATACTGTCCACAGTTTGATAATAAAAAGGAGGCTTGATAACATGGGCCTTGTCGAGCGAATTCAAATCGACCGAATACAAAGCAAGGCCTCCCAGAATCAAATTACGATTGGAACTAGAAACCAAAGAGCGACGCAGGTGCAATTTGACGAAATCTTGACTGTCTATCTGGAAACACCACCATCTTGCAACAGCGCGAAATCGCTTGAGGGATTTGACGGGTAGGCGGCAGAGTATTTCCACGATGATTTCCAAGGGAAGATTCGCCATTTTTCTGTCTTCGGCACTTTCCCTTCATCAAGGGTTTTCTATAGATTCGTGGAGATGGTCGCGTCACATACCAAAATGGACATGTGGCGAAGTCTTCCATCGTACTATACGCGTAATTCAACTTTTCTCCCATTTGTATGCATCCTTTTCCAAGCGCGTCAATGgatatgtaaaatattgaatCTTATATATTCGATTATATAAAGATGTAATAATATTGATcgtttatttatattattatattatattattaaatctGAATCTGAGTAATTTAGAATAACTAACTTTTGATATCattgtctgttttaataattatatatatattaataaagtgttaaaactTTAATGCAAATCACATGTAATTCAACAgatatagtattttttttagttgtaGGTTCAATTTCTACTTGGgccttttttttattcttttatttatttatttatttaattcatatattataattGCAGTGTAGTCCCTCACtgtttcttataattatattttgatcttcatttaaatataaataaaatgaattataaaaaaatattgtacaagacGTCGGTGTACTAGTATCAAATGATGTGTGTATGTATCACTTAATTCACGAGATTACATACACTTAGTTCACGAGATTACGTATATCTCTCATGGTAAATAAACAATGTCGTATGTAATATTTTCGTCTCGCCATACATCAAACAGCTTATAATGAATCATACATTAGTTTTTTTATGCATAGTTGGAACTACGTTGGGGATTGAATGAACCGAGGCCAATCTCTTCCGAGATAGAAAATATTCCTCATcctttttttggaaaaatattaatattaatattaattttttaatagatTTAGATTAAGATTAAttttagaagtcaaatttaattGTAAACTAGGAGGACCTCTCTCTTAATATATTTTGGACAGAAATCATGTCTACATTTCCGACATTAAGTTACTCAATGATcttttaaaaatagatttttagaAATATTAGTATATACTcggtttatttaattgattttgatTGGTTCGATTAAAACAATGCtttattttttcccaaaaaaataatattaataaaggAGCAATAACCCCGTGCCCCTTGCTAAGGGTTTGTATTCCttctatatttttaatgattttttttaaatgatagacTTTTGTGGagttgattaatttttattgacttttgtgGAGTCTCATagaattgtaaaataaatttcataGACTCTTATAAACTTTTTTCTAGATTATTATAGacttttgtaaactttttcacataattttgtaatttataattgtgatttattttttattaatttcttttaaataattattggacGCAGATAATGTAATGCCCCAGATTCTACGACTGTCCTTGTTATACCAAGACGAATCTTTCCAActtgcttatgtcctcactcacacgcaccctaagaaACTTCTCAGTGGATCACACATATCAAAAttgtcccaagtcaagcacgcttaactttggagttcttatgtgatgagctaccgaaaagaagatgcaccttcttgatgtgagtagtacatatcaaatcttttaagtcctcctcaactgcacagttccatacctgaacagtttcggaatccctctccgTCCGAAGtaatatcaattcattcatgttccctccgcctagaaatCTGTCATGAGCCGCTCATTGACCATGCAATATCATGGCATCGACGATCACCCCCTGCCCTCTTCAGCCCTAGGCCTCACAGATAACCTCTtcaattttcaattatttttttatttatgaatgtaaatgaattttactcacgtaaaaattaaatcaattttaatttgtgaaaaacgACAAATAAATTGTCCAATTTATCGAaatcgaaatttaaattttttatttaaaaatatttaaagtacGAAACACGTGAAATTTGATATCCCGTGAAGGAGAAACCTTTTTACTTTTTAGAAATATAGCttgcatatattatatattttttttattaaaatttgtggaTATCATTGTGGATTGGACCTTCGGATATGTGTGATTGTGAGAACTtcccaaataaacaagaaatagatttttaaaaataagttcaattatataaaaattttgtccTGATAAATCTATTAGACCAAAATCTAGTATTGATTTCCTAAGCTTATCATAGaatatctaataaaaatatCGACATATCTACGGTCCAATGCGATAACTCAAGTTCGAAGATTTATCTCATGCACATGTTTTCGTTTTAAAATTCGATATATTGGTGTATGTATAGTCAGTGGTCTCAAGTTGTATTCATGAGTATAGATAAATAATGtcgttctttttctttttccctcTCCTTCACTTTTTGTGTGATTAAATGACGAGTTTCTTCATGGTTGGTAAAACTTATAACAAACTATATtaaccgataaaatttacgagtTTGCCgtcgaaaaaataaatattttatttcatttctaGTATAAATTTGTGAACATTTCCCATTCATCAGATATGGGATACCGCACGCAAGGTCATCCAGCTTGAAAATAAATGGATTTTGTAAACTTCATAATAGATTGTTCTCTCACACTTGTTAAGTTATGTAACTTAATTTTTCAACTatgttaaaacaaatatttcttGTTATCGTCCATCTCATCATCTAGTAACATATCGTAGTATCAAACGAATCGTcgatttatcaaattttataattgatGATATCAGtgtaaatagattttttttaactataCAATAACTCAAGTTACGTGTCGTCCGCTTTTTTGACAAGAATAACTATTACACCTATATACGTGCATTCTCAATAATGCTTTTAAtcctaaataataataatacatttttaaaattacaatgtTCTATTTATATAGCTTATGTTTGCTATTATTTGATGTACACGTTTATCTAAATTGTTAACGAATTTCAGTAACCGAAGTCTGGATTGTCGTATTTCAAAATCCAATGATTTTTAGGAAAATTGGTGTGCATATATGTGTTGAATCTAAAAAATATCGTGTGAAACGGTTGtatagatcaattttgtgagacatatattctatttggtttttgacataatttttctattacaaaataaaattttaaggaaaaatattagATATATAAATTAACATTATTCAAATTACAATTGACTTTATTGTCCCAATTACTCGATCACATTACAAGTAAGTGTGCATTGCTAATATGCGATTTTTGAATAACATAATAGTCCTTGGAATTATCTAAAGCTTGTATATGGTTTACAAACAACATATGACTTTCGAATTGTcgaatttcaaatgatattttaGAATATTGATTTTGTAATTGAAAAATCCGTAACatcgattttaaaaatattattataattattattaaacaattaattattattattattatacatctatttatttattattatcatttgattATAAACTTgtaatttcatatattattattatcattattaggGAAACACTCACCACTATATCAATAATCATGGGGTCCAAATGTTACATACtcattaggcaaaaacttgtgtgagaaaGTCTCaagagtcgtattttgtgagacagatctcttatttgggtcatccatgaaaaatattactttttatattaagagtattactttgtattgtgaatatcggtagggttgacctgtctcacagataaagattcgtgagactgtctcacaaaagacctactctactCATTATATTAACACATTCAATCTCCCTCATTGTAACATTAAAACTCATTAATTTATCTTATTTTACAAATGTAATTTATGtaacattaaaatattattataaatttgaaatgtagGAGCACGACATAAGAAAAAAATCACACttgcataaaattaaaaataaaccttccgaaacatgtaaaatattatttcaagtATTGTTGTATTATGCCCAAATTTGCTCAACGAAGTCGATATTAAGTTGGTGATGTACTTGATTATCACGTAATTCAGAATTTGTCcaaaaataatcatgaaatcCTCGTTTTGAGCCTTTGACGAGTTGGACGATTGTCTTCTTTATTTAGGTCTACATCTAGACTCGCATCTTGGTTGGATGAGGTTATTCTTTACCCCCGACTTCGAGGTCCTCGCCTTCTTCGTGCCAACAAGATGATCAACGGACTGTAGAGTA
Proteins encoded:
- the LOC140959042 gene encoding F-box protein CPR1-like, whose protein sequence is MANLPLEIIVEILCRLPVKSLKRFRAVARWWCFQIDSQDFVKLHLRRSLVSSSNRNLILGGLALYSVDLNSLDKAHVIKPPFYYQTVDSITNSCNGLVVVTSEPPVLWNPFSRYYKVLPVNVIEQPNSGDSYCKVAYGFGYDSVNDVYKVVRVEEVRNSITHVWIYSKAKIYSTKSNSWKVIENFPYPLPFLRGIWRVHVNGALHTLVENLEHLRSGEFVKIMALDIEREKHFEVMMPQGIRFRGVNASLDVLGGSLCIVSANTYGVVIWVMEKYGVKESWTKLLSIRPPLIERDDFVKPLVFSNDGERILLNCDDKDLAWYDLKKKTVENVSVEGLPFMFYAEVCVESLVGFDVPGQAKKLGTEKKKGKKCLNKRDDFLSEGFKLVL